The Anabrus simplex isolate iqAnaSimp1 chromosome 1, ASM4041472v1, whole genome shotgun sequence genome window below encodes:
- the LOC136874922 gene encoding uncharacterized protein produces MSKRTVLCILLWILYVGTGETISHSTDANKEQYQDHLQVKLPKLPTSLLKKGSEKKNHGPLDKRSSRYDGPFKFHPEKLGWSDANQLCMKEKSYLATAMTLDETKMMVRILENQSQAIEKIHAGFQDILKHGEYVDASGRHLASDSYVRTFLDSSPGPNKHCGIMHIAGHFALEACDKPLPFFCRRFKSPIRTSLVSRIKNSHIVKFFRKLFV; encoded by the exons GTATTCTACTATGGATTCTGTACGTGGGGACCGGAGAAACAATATCACATTCAACAGACGCGAATAAAGAGCAGTATCAAGATCATCTACAGGTCAAGCTTCCCAAACTTCCCACGAGTTTATTGAAGAAAGGTAGCGAGAAGAAGAATCACGGACCCCTGGATAAACGCTCGTCTCGTTATGACGGGCCCTTCAAGTTCCATCCTGAGAAATTG GGATGGAGCGACGCGAACCAGTTGTGTATGAAAGAAAAGAGTTATCTTGCCACGGCCATGACACTGGACGAAACCAAGATGATGGTTAGGATATTGGAAAACCAATCCCAAGCCATAGAGAAGATACATGCGGGTTTTCAAGACATCCTAAAACATGGAGAGTACGTTGACGCGTCAG GCCGTCATCTAGCGTCCGATAGCTATGTGAGGACTTTTCTGGACTCATCTCCAGGTCCAAACAAACACTGTGGGATTATGCACATCGCCGGACATTTCGCTTTGGAAGCATGTGATAAGCCTCTACCCTTCTTTTGCAGACGATTCAAATCGCCCATCCGCACCTCTCTTGTGTCAAGAATTAAAAACTCTCACATAGTCAAGTTCTTCAGGAAACTTTTTGTTTGA